Proteins from one Chitinophaga oryzae genomic window:
- a CDS encoding DUF4870 domain-containing protein, which produces MTLRDERNWGTFIHLGGIVGSAIFRPAGNIILVLVLWLIKRNESRFVDDQGKEAINFQITISLVSVLISILGGIFNGLWSFGNWVAGGNMFYGSWSWSWGGLHGLLWVVNLIFSIIAAVKANEGVSYKYPLSLRLVK; this is translated from the coding sequence ATGACCTTAAGAGACGAACGTAACTGGGGCACTTTCATTCACCTCGGTGGCATCGTGGGCTCTGCGATATTCAGGCCTGCCGGCAATATCATTCTGGTGCTGGTATTATGGTTGATCAAGCGCAACGAATCCCGTTTTGTGGATGACCAGGGCAAGGAAGCCATTAATTTCCAGATCACCATCAGCCTTGTCAGTGTGCTGATATCCATACTGGGCGGTATTTTCAACGGCCTGTGGTCATTTGGCAACTGGGTAGCCGGCGGCAACATGTTCTACGGCAGCTGGAGCTGGAGCTGGGGCGGACTGCATGGCCTGCTATGGGTGGTAAACCTGATTTTCAGCATTATTGCCGCCGTAAAGGCCAATGAAGGGGTGTCCTACAAATACCCGCTGTCGCTGAGACTGGTTAAATGA
- a CDS encoding S8 family peptidase encodes MKLFSREVAVLACVALTTAAFTTKSSAQSKTPVPKNWQLLNYETDSVYGTNTEKAYKEILKGKKSTPVIVAVIDSGIDTLHEDLKGILWTNPREIPGNGKDDDGNGYIDDIHGWNFLGAKDGGSLKEDSDEATREYYRYKNKYGDPDSTLGKDSKEYTTWQSLKQKIEKPSSQTKLQYKTMAKLQENVNKCENILKTYLNKDDFTVAQLDSIQTTNQDVLLARNFMTRLLKSTGDEPLPFGEFKMEFEGYMGELKRKAESTEVPPNQNREQIVGDKYDDITDTNYGNNDVMGKFGFHGTHVSGIIGAMRNNGVGINGVADNVRIMAVKAVPDGDERDKDVALAIRYAVDNGAQIINMSFGKPYSPHKEWVDEAVKYAQKKGVLLVHAAGNDGANNDSVPNYPNPDFADGSPRADNYITVGASSHGMAPDKVASFSNYGKKNVDLFAPGVQIYSTIPGGNKYGSASGTSMAAPVVTGVAALVLSYYPELSARQLKYILEKSATPLPDGNKEVNKPGSQDEKIDFTDLSISGGVVNTYEALKLAATIKGENVKKKQHKAKMRPVKKN; translated from the coding sequence ATGAAATTGTTTAGTCGAGAGGTTGCAGTCCTGGCATGTGTTGCATTGACGACGGCTGCTTTTACAACGAAATCCAGTGCCCAGAGTAAAACCCCGGTGCCCAAAAACTGGCAGTTGCTGAACTACGAGACCGACAGTGTTTACGGCACTAATACCGAAAAAGCCTACAAAGAAATCCTGAAAGGGAAAAAAAGCACCCCGGTGATCGTAGCTGTGATTGATTCCGGTATTGACACCCTTCATGAAGACCTGAAAGGCATCCTGTGGACCAATCCGCGTGAAATCCCCGGCAACGGCAAAGACGACGACGGAAACGGCTATATCGACGATATTCATGGCTGGAACTTCCTCGGCGCCAAAGACGGCGGCAGCCTGAAAGAAGACTCCGACGAAGCCACCCGCGAATATTACCGCTACAAAAACAAATACGGCGACCCGGATTCCACACTGGGCAAAGATTCCAAAGAATACACCACCTGGCAGAGCCTGAAACAAAAGATAGAAAAGCCCAGCTCCCAGACCAAGCTTCAGTATAAAACAATGGCCAAACTACAGGAGAACGTCAACAAATGTGAAAACATCCTGAAGACGTACCTGAATAAGGACGATTTTACCGTTGCCCAGCTCGACAGTATCCAGACGACCAACCAGGACGTACTGCTGGCACGTAACTTCATGACCCGCCTGCTGAAAAGCACCGGCGACGAACCCCTGCCCTTCGGTGAATTCAAAATGGAATTCGAAGGCTATATGGGTGAACTGAAAAGGAAAGCGGAGTCTACCGAAGTACCGCCGAATCAAAACCGCGAACAAATCGTAGGCGATAAATACGACGATATCACCGACACCAACTACGGCAACAATGACGTGATGGGCAAATTCGGCTTCCACGGCACGCACGTAAGTGGTATCATCGGCGCTATGCGCAACAACGGCGTAGGTATCAACGGCGTGGCCGACAATGTCCGCATCATGGCGGTAAAAGCGGTACCGGACGGCGACGAAAGAGATAAAGACGTGGCCCTCGCTATCCGCTATGCGGTAGACAACGGCGCCCAGATCATCAATATGAGCTTCGGCAAACCCTACTCCCCGCACAAAGAATGGGTGGACGAAGCGGTTAAATACGCACAGAAGAAAGGCGTACTGCTGGTACATGCGGCCGGCAACGACGGCGCCAACAACGATTCCGTGCCCAACTACCCGAACCCTGACTTTGCTGACGGCAGCCCCCGTGCTGACAACTACATCACCGTAGGCGCCTCCAGTCACGGAATGGCACCCGATAAAGTGGCCAGCTTCTCCAACTACGGCAAAAAAAATGTAGACCTCTTCGCCCCCGGCGTACAGATCTATTCTACCATCCCCGGCGGCAATAAATATGGCAGCGCCAGCGGCACCAGCATGGCAGCACCCGTAGTAACCGGCGTTGCAGCCCTCGTGCTCTCCTACTACCCTGAGCTGAGCGCACGCCAGCTGAAATACATCCTCGAAAAGAGCGCTACGCCGCTCCCCGATGGCAACAAAGAAGTCAACAAACCCGGCTCACAGGACGAAAAAATTGACTTCACCGACCTCTCTATCAGCGGCGGTGTCGTGAATACCTACGAAGCCTTGAAACTGGCAGCTACCATCAAAGGCGAAAACGTGAAGAAAAAACAACATAAAGCGAAGATGAGACCGGTGAAGAAAAACTAG
- a CDS encoding histidine phosphatase family protein gives MTTVIFVNAAEEEATPSAGLSEEGQDQTRLFTKVLRHIDVTAIYILYMNKAMQTAAPLSELRQLHPVYTG, from the coding sequence GTGACGACCGTTATTTTTGTGAATGCAGCGGAGGAAGAAGCGACCCCATCGGCTGGCCTGAGTGAGGAGGGGCAGGACCAGACCCGGTTGTTTACCAAGGTACTCCGGCATATTGATGTGACGGCTATTTATATCCTTTACATGAACAAGGCCATGCAGACCGCTGCACCTTTATCGGAGCTGCGGCAATTGCACCCGGTTTATACTGGGTAA
- the amaB gene encoding L-piperidine-6-carboxylate dehydrogenase, protein MADDILKAFGISARQSGVSTGKHWLEAGGEDIVSVSPVDNKTIATVRSADRSNYDTVIAVAQEAFKAWRQWPAPRRGEIVRQIGEALRAHKEQLGRLVSYEMGKSLQEGYGEVQEMIDICDFAVGLSRQLYGLSMHSERPGHRMYEQWHPLGITAIISAFNFPVAVWSWNSMLAWVCGNVCIWKPSEKTPVTALACQRIVETVFAANNVPEGVCCLVTGGRETGEWMANDHRIPLVSATGSTRMGKSVGAAVGARLGRSLLELGGNNAIIVSKDADLDMTLIGAVFGAVGTAGQRCTSTRRLIIHESVYDAFTAKLVKAYAQLRIGNPLDEKNHVGPLIDKDAVNAYLSTIAQIKEQGGTFLVEGGVLEGAGYESGCYVKPCIAAVENTYAIVQHETFAPILYVMKYQTLTEAIAMQNDVPQGLSSAIMTLNLREAEQFLSAAGSDCGIANVNIGTSGAEIGGAFGGEKETGGGRESGSDAWKAYMRRQTNTINYSDKLPLAQGIKFDL, encoded by the coding sequence ATGGCAGATGATATTTTAAAAGCTTTTGGCATCAGCGCGCGGCAGAGCGGCGTCAGCACCGGTAAACACTGGCTGGAAGCCGGCGGAGAAGACATTGTGTCCGTATCGCCGGTAGACAACAAGACGATTGCCACCGTGAGGAGTGCCGACCGTAGCAACTATGACACTGTGATTGCCGTAGCACAGGAAGCCTTCAAAGCGTGGCGCCAGTGGCCTGCTCCCAGAAGAGGAGAGATCGTGCGCCAGATCGGCGAAGCCCTGCGTGCCCATAAAGAACAGCTGGGCCGCCTCGTTTCCTATGAAATGGGTAAAAGCCTGCAGGAAGGTTATGGCGAAGTACAGGAAATGATCGATATCTGTGATTTCGCCGTAGGTCTCTCCCGCCAGCTCTATGGCCTGAGCATGCACTCAGAACGCCCCGGCCACCGTATGTATGAACAATGGCACCCGCTGGGCATTACCGCTATTATTTCCGCCTTTAACTTCCCGGTGGCCGTATGGAGCTGGAACTCCATGCTGGCATGGGTTTGCGGCAACGTGTGTATTTGGAAGCCTTCTGAAAAAACACCCGTGACCGCCCTGGCATGTCAACGTATAGTCGAGACCGTATTCGCGGCCAATAATGTACCGGAGGGCGTTTGCTGCCTGGTGACCGGCGGCCGCGAAACAGGCGAATGGATGGCTAACGATCATCGTATTCCGCTGGTATCCGCGACCGGCTCCACCCGCATGGGCAAAAGCGTAGGCGCCGCCGTAGGAGCGCGCCTGGGCCGCTCCCTGCTGGAACTGGGCGGTAACAATGCCATCATCGTATCCAAAGACGCCGACCTGGACATGACCCTCATCGGCGCCGTATTTGGCGCGGTAGGCACCGCCGGCCAGCGCTGCACCTCCACCCGCCGTCTCATCATCCACGAAAGCGTGTACGATGCCTTTACCGCTAAACTGGTAAAAGCCTATGCACAGCTCCGCATCGGTAACCCGCTGGATGAGAAAAACCACGTAGGCCCGCTGATCGATAAAGACGCTGTCAACGCCTACCTGAGCACTATTGCACAGATAAAAGAACAAGGCGGCACCTTCCTCGTGGAAGGCGGCGTCCTGGAAGGCGCAGGATACGAATCCGGCTGTTATGTGAAACCCTGTATCGCTGCCGTAGAAAACACCTACGCCATCGTACAGCACGAAACCTTCGCCCCCATCCTCTATGTGATGAAATACCAGACCCTCACCGAAGCCATCGCCATGCAGAACGACGTGCCCCAGGGCCTCTCCTCTGCTATCATGACGCTGAACCTCCGCGAAGCAGAACAGTTTCTGTCTGCCGCCGGCTCAGACTGCGGCATCGCCAATGTCAACATCGGTACTTCCGGTGCAGAAATAGGCGGCGCCTTCGGCGGTGAAAAAGAAACCGGTGGCGGCAGGGAAAGCGGCTCCGATGCCTGGAAAGCATACATGCGCCGCCAGACCAACACCATCAACTACTCCGATAAACTGCCGCTGGCCCAGGGCATTAAATTCGACCTGTAA
- a CDS encoding DUF1338 domain-containing protein, protein MLQEVLNGLMSRYQERVPDVSAVIAAMVRNGLIGKAEDIENDHIAFRTMGVPQLGVQSLEKIFLHYGYTKMDHYYFASKKLDAWWYAPPLPKYPRIFISELRVKDLSRQAQDIITSYTNEVKTDPVTLLDLDDSKAVDTFLHSGLWRTPTLADFQTLAAESEYAAWVIYNRYYLNHFTVSVHNLPAGYNTIAEFNQFLEQNGFILNDAGGKIKTSPDGNLLQSSTVAGMIPASFAGGETTKIAGSYVEFAERKVLPAFADLPAGEIRREHRREGFEAGNADKIFESTYSTQTKKSS, encoded by the coding sequence ATGTTACAAGAAGTATTAAACGGCCTGATGAGCCGTTACCAGGAGCGGGTCCCGGACGTGTCAGCAGTCATCGCTGCCATGGTCCGTAATGGATTAATCGGGAAAGCGGAAGATATCGAAAACGATCATATCGCCTTCCGTACCATGGGGGTGCCGCAACTCGGCGTACAGTCGCTGGAGAAAATTTTTCTCCACTACGGCTATACGAAAATGGACCATTACTATTTCGCGTCCAAGAAGCTGGACGCATGGTGGTATGCCCCGCCATTACCGAAGTATCCGCGCATCTTTATCAGTGAGCTGCGGGTGAAAGACCTGAGCCGGCAGGCACAGGACATCATCACCAGTTACACCAATGAAGTGAAGACAGACCCGGTAACTCTCCTCGACCTGGACGACAGCAAGGCAGTGGACACCTTCCTGCACAGTGGACTCTGGCGCACGCCTACCCTGGCGGATTTTCAGACGCTGGCTGCTGAAAGCGAATACGCTGCCTGGGTGATTTACAACCGCTATTACCTGAACCATTTTACGGTGAGCGTGCACAACCTGCCCGCAGGATACAATACCATCGCGGAGTTCAACCAGTTCCTCGAACAAAACGGTTTTATCCTCAACGATGCCGGCGGCAAAATCAAAACCAGTCCGGATGGCAACCTGCTGCAAAGCTCTACCGTAGCAGGCATGATACCGGCTTCTTTTGCCGGCGGCGAGACCACCAAAATCGCCGGTTCCTATGTGGAATTTGCAGAAAGGAAAGTGCTGCCGGCATTTGCAGACCTTCCGGCAGGCGAAATCCGTCGTGAGCACCGCCGGGAAGGCTTCGAAGCTGGTAATGCCGACAAGATCTTTGAAAGCACGTACTCCACCCAAACGAAAAAAAGTTCCTAA
- a CDS encoding saccharopine dehydrogenase family protein: MKRVMIIGAGKIGETAAFLLQQSGDYQVTLADANQALLDKCTDGNIRKAKLDVNDAAALETALTEQDMVLSACPFFLNVKIAAAAAKAKTHYFDLTEDVATTNAIREIAQNAEVSFMPQCGLAPGFISIAAYDIAKQFDTLDSVKLRVGALPQFPTNSLMYNLTWSTDGLINEYCNPCDAIYEGERKEVMPLEGYERFALDGIEYEAFNTSGGLSALAEILDGKVYNLDYKTVRYPGHCQLMKILLNELKLNKKRDVLKDIMEDSIPFTPQDVVLVFVSVSGTVNGRSVQRSYSRKIYNQEVGGKDFTAIQLTTAGAACAVIDLHAKGLLPGNGFVKQEDVIFKDLISNRFAQYYN, translated from the coding sequence ATGAAACGTGTAATGATCATCGGCGCCGGCAAGATCGGCGAAACAGCAGCATTCCTGTTACAACAGTCAGGCGACTACCAGGTGACCCTGGCCGACGCCAACCAGGCATTGCTGGACAAATGTACTGACGGCAACATCCGTAAAGCAAAGCTGGACGTTAACGATGCCGCTGCCCTGGAAACCGCCCTCACGGAGCAGGACATGGTACTGAGCGCCTGCCCTTTCTTTTTGAACGTAAAAATCGCTGCGGCTGCCGCCAAAGCTAAAACCCACTACTTCGACCTGACCGAAGACGTGGCCACCACCAACGCTATCCGCGAAATTGCACAGAACGCGGAAGTGAGCTTTATGCCGCAATGCGGACTGGCGCCGGGCTTCATCAGCATCGCCGCTTATGACATCGCCAAACAGTTCGATACGCTCGACTCCGTGAAGCTGCGTGTAGGCGCCCTGCCTCAGTTCCCGACCAACAGCCTGATGTACAACCTCACCTGGAGCACCGATGGTCTGATCAATGAATACTGCAACCCCTGCGACGCCATCTACGAAGGCGAACGCAAGGAAGTAATGCCGCTCGAAGGCTACGAACGCTTTGCGCTCGACGGCATAGAATACGAAGCCTTCAACACTTCCGGCGGCCTCTCTGCCCTCGCGGAAATACTGGATGGCAAAGTATACAACCTCGACTATAAAACAGTAAGGTATCCTGGACACTGCCAGCTGATGAAGATATTACTCAATGAGCTGAAACTCAATAAAAAACGCGACGTACTGAAGGATATTATGGAAGATAGCATACCTTTCACCCCGCAGGACGTGGTACTGGTATTCGTTTCCGTGTCCGGTACCGTCAACGGCCGATCCGTACAACGCTCCTACTCCCGTAAGATTTACAACCAGGAAGTAGGCGGCAAAGATTTCACTGCCATCCAGCTGACCACCGCCGGTGCAGCCTGCGCAGTGATAGACCTCCACGCCAAAGGCCTGCTGCCGGGCAATGGATTTGTTAAACAGGAAGACGTGATTTTCAAAGACCTGATCAGCAACAGGTTTGCTCAGTATTATAATTAG
- the panB gene encoding 3-methyl-2-oxobutanoate hydroxymethyltransferase, with translation MSVHKEAKRITTHVLQKMKVDGEKISMLTAYDFSMAKIFDDAGIDIILVGDSASNVMAGHETTLPITLDQMIYHASSVIRAIKRCFVVVDLPFGSYQGNSKEALSSAIRIMKETGAHGIKIEGGEEIIESVKRIISAGVPVMGHLGLTPQSIYKFGTYAVRATEEAEAKKLIADAKLLQEAGCFAIVLEKIPATLAKEVAEAVHIPIIGIGAGKYVDGQVLVMHDMLGINKEFKPRFLRRYLDLYTEIYGATQAYIKDVKTKDFPNDNEQY, from the coding sequence ATGTCTGTGCATAAGGAAGCAAAGCGCATTACCACGCATGTTTTACAGAAGATGAAAGTCGACGGAGAGAAGATCTCCATGCTTACAGCCTATGATTTCTCCATGGCCAAAATATTTGACGATGCCGGAATAGACATCATCCTGGTAGGCGACTCCGCCTCCAACGTGATGGCTGGCCATGAAACAACGCTGCCTATTACGCTCGATCAGATGATCTACCACGCATCATCCGTGATACGCGCCATCAAACGCTGCTTTGTGGTGGTAGACCTGCCTTTTGGCTCCTACCAGGGCAATTCCAAAGAGGCCCTGAGCTCCGCCATCCGCATCATGAAGGAAACCGGCGCCCATGGCATCAAAATAGAAGGCGGCGAAGAGATCATCGAGTCCGTGAAAAGAATTATTTCTGCCGGCGTGCCAGTGATGGGCCACCTGGGCCTCACACCGCAGTCCATCTATAAATTCGGAACCTACGCCGTACGCGCTACAGAAGAAGCCGAAGCGAAAAAACTCATCGCCGACGCCAAACTGCTGCAGGAAGCCGGTTGCTTTGCCATCGTACTGGAGAAGATTCCCGCCACCCTTGCCAAAGAAGTGGCCGAAGCGGTACACATACCCATTATCGGTATCGGCGCCGGTAAATACGTGGACGGCCAGGTGCTGGTAATGCACGACATGCTGGGCATCAACAAAGAATTTAAGCCCCGTTTCCTCCGCCGCTACCTGGACCTCTATACCGAGATCTATGGCGCCACGCAGGCTTACATCAAAGATGTGAAAACAAAGGATTTTCCGAACGACAACGAACAATATTAG
- a CDS encoding Ppx/GppA phosphatase family protein, which translates to MKLAAIDIGSNAARLLISEASPNSAGTMDFTKVNLVRVPLRLGFDVFDHGSISEKRTSHLIDTIKAYKLLLDVYEVKYLKACATSAMRDAANGAEILQEVRTQTGIDIHIISGQEEASYIYENHIAEHLDKTKSYLYIDVGGGSTELTLFSGTRLIFKESFNIGTIRLLHQQVPDSAWQQLKDFLKQQLRTIGPVTAIGSGGNINKIFSLSKRKEGKPLSLDTLKDYYKEFSAFSVEERIHLYNLREDRADVIVPALQIYINVMRWAGAEEIYVPKIGLADGLIQALYREIAIPANGFQ; encoded by the coding sequence ATGAAGTTAGCTGCGATTGATATTGGTTCCAATGCCGCCCGGTTGCTGATCTCCGAAGCATCCCCCAACAGTGCGGGAACGATGGACTTTACCAAAGTGAACCTGGTAAGAGTACCGCTGCGGCTCGGTTTCGATGTCTTTGACCATGGCTCTATCTCAGAAAAAAGGACGTCTCACCTGATAGACACTATCAAGGCCTACAAACTGCTGCTGGATGTTTATGAAGTGAAATACCTGAAAGCATGCGCTACCTCTGCCATGCGCGACGCCGCCAACGGCGCTGAGATCCTGCAGGAGGTCAGAACGCAGACCGGTATTGACATACATATTATCTCCGGGCAGGAAGAGGCTTCTTATATTTACGAAAACCATATCGCCGAACACCTCGACAAAACAAAATCATATCTCTACATCGACGTGGGCGGCGGCAGTACCGAGCTCACGCTCTTCAGCGGCACACGCCTCATTTTCAAGGAATCATTCAATATCGGTACCATTCGCCTGCTGCACCAGCAGGTACCGGACAGCGCCTGGCAACAACTGAAGGATTTTCTCAAACAACAGCTCAGGACCATCGGGCCGGTAACAGCTATCGGGTCCGGCGGCAACATCAATAAAATATTTTCGCTCTCCAAACGCAAGGAAGGCAAACCGCTCTCACTCGACACCCTGAAAGACTATTACAAGGAATTCAGCGCTTTCTCCGTGGAAGAGCGCATCCACCTGTACAACCTGCGGGAAGACCGTGCTGACGTGATCGTACCGGCGCTTCAGATATACATCAACGTGATGCGCTGGGCCGGCGCCGAAGAGATCTATGTCCCTAAGATCGGGCTGGCCGACGGGCTGATACAGGCGCTCTACCGGGAAATTGCCATCCCGGCGAACGGTTTTCAGTGA
- the ppk1 gene encoding polyphosphate kinase 1 codes for MTPTIVSKKNTAKKNTAKKAPAKKTPAPKAPALPAKKLIPRDVSWLAFNARVLQEAADTSVPLRERIRFLGIFSNNLDEFFRVRVATLKRMMSINKVHKMHLEENPGKILDDIQAIVIDQQREFDRIWKDIANELETMHIFLRTEKHLNREQQKFVLNYFNEQVRTNIIPLMIESIQQFPILRDKSIYLGVVLARQDNSVRQKFALIEIPSNVLPRFIILPSKPGEHDIILLEDLIRFCLPHIFSYFGYDKFSSHIIKVTRDAELDIDNDISDSLIHQIEKGLKDRRKGKPVRFVYDKDIDPLLLEYLIRRMGLSGKDNLIPGARIHNFKDFMDFPESIFPPHTHRKTFIHPLFADAPSVMHVIQRQDVMLHFPYHSFDTIIDLLREAAIDPNVSSIKITAYRLARNSKIVNALVNAARNGKHVTVVLELRARFDEAANLDWKARLEDEGVKVFLGIPDMKVHAKLCVIKKRIGTKTVQCGFVSTGNLNERTAQVYGDHCLLTANRSVIADINRVFSYLESPRHDIKILEGCKTLPVSPLNMRDTYMRLIDREIKNAKNKKKAGIVLKMNSLSDSILIGKLYEAAKAGVDIKMVIRGICCAYTENKKWKKDITAVSIVDEYLEHARVFIFHHGGSEKVYIASCDWMVRNLDHRVEAAVPITDPHIRKELADIMDIQLSGNVKARILDNDQTNQYKKEGDKKIRTQIEIYKYLHEKQYK; via the coding sequence ATGACACCAACTATAGTATCAAAGAAAAATACCGCCAAAAAAAATACGGCTAAAAAAGCACCCGCCAAAAAGACCCCGGCCCCCAAAGCACCGGCGCTCCCCGCCAAAAAACTGATCCCCCGGGATGTCAGCTGGCTCGCCTTCAACGCAAGAGTATTGCAGGAAGCAGCAGATACCAGCGTGCCCCTGAGAGAACGTATCCGCTTCCTCGGCATCTTCTCCAATAACCTCGACGAATTTTTCCGCGTCAGGGTAGCCACGCTCAAACGCATGATGTCTATCAACAAAGTCCATAAAATGCACCTGGAAGAAAACCCGGGTAAAATACTGGACGATATACAGGCCATCGTGATAGACCAGCAACGGGAGTTCGACCGCATCTGGAAAGACATCGCGAATGAACTGGAAACAATGCATATTTTCCTGCGGACGGAAAAACATCTGAACCGGGAACAACAGAAATTTGTGCTCAACTATTTCAATGAACAGGTGCGCACCAATATCATCCCGCTGATGATTGAAAGCATCCAGCAGTTTCCTATCCTGCGGGACAAGTCCATCTACCTGGGCGTGGTACTGGCCAGGCAGGACAACTCCGTCAGACAGAAATTCGCGCTGATAGAAATACCTTCCAACGTGCTGCCCCGCTTTATCATCCTCCCCTCCAAACCAGGCGAGCATGACATCATCCTGCTGGAAGACCTGATCCGCTTCTGTCTCCCGCACATCTTCTCCTACTTCGGTTACGATAAGTTCTCTTCGCATATCATCAAGGTGACCCGCGATGCGGAACTGGACATCGACAACGACATATCGGACAGCCTGATCCACCAGATCGAGAAAGGCCTGAAAGACCGCCGCAAAGGCAAACCCGTACGCTTTGTGTACGACAAGGACATCGACCCCCTGCTGCTCGAATACCTGATCCGCAGGATGGGCCTCTCCGGTAAAGACAACCTCATTCCCGGCGCCCGCATCCATAATTTCAAAGACTTTATGGATTTCCCCGAATCTATCTTCCCGCCGCATACCCATCGCAAAACCTTTATCCATCCACTGTTCGCCGATGCCCCCAGCGTGATGCACGTGATTCAACGGCAGGATGTGATGCTGCACTTCCCCTATCACTCTTTCGATACCATTATCGACCTGCTGCGGGAAGCAGCCATCGATCCGAATGTGTCTTCCATCAAGATCACTGCGTACAGGCTTGCCCGTAATTCCAAAATTGTGAATGCCCTGGTAAACGCCGCCCGCAACGGCAAACATGTGACCGTGGTACTGGAACTGCGCGCCCGCTTCGATGAAGCGGCCAACCTCGACTGGAAAGCACGCCTCGAAGATGAAGGAGTAAAAGTGTTCCTCGGTATTCCGGATATGAAAGTACACGCCAAACTGTGCGTGATCAAAAAACGCATCGGCACCAAAACCGTACAGTGCGGCTTTGTCAGTACCGGTAACCTCAACGAAAGGACCGCACAGGTATACGGCGACCATTGCCTGCTCACGGCCAACCGCTCCGTGATCGCAGACATCAACCGGGTATTCTCCTACCTGGAGAGCCCCCGTCACGATATTAAAATACTCGAAGGCTGCAAAACACTGCCGGTAAGTCCGCTGAATATGCGCGACACCTACATGCGCCTGATCGACCGTGAAATCAAGAACGCCAAAAACAAAAAGAAAGCCGGCATCGTGCTGAAGATGAACTCCCTCTCCGATTCCATCCTCATCGGTAAACTCTACGAAGCGGCCAAAGCCGGCGTAGACATCAAGATGGTGATACGCGGCATCTGCTGCGCCTACACGGAAAATAAAAAGTGGAAAAAAGATATTACCGCCGTCAGCATTGTAGACGAATACCTTGAACACGCCCGCGTGTTTATCTTCCATCACGGCGGCAGCGAAAAAGTATACATCGCCTCCTGTGACTGGATGGTGCGTAACCTCGACCACCGCGTGGAAGCAGCCGTGCCTATAACGGACCCGCATATACGTAAAGAGCTGGCGGATATCATGGACATCCAGCTCAGCGGCAACGTAAAAGCCCGTATACTGGACAACGACCAGACCAACCAGTATAAAAAAGAAGGCGATAAAAAAATCCGCACCCAGATAGAGATCTATAAATACCTGCACGAAAAGCAGTACAAATAA
- a CDS encoding lysylphosphatidylglycerol synthase transmembrane domain-containing protein: MMPKTLKNVIKFICFFGIGVLLIWLVTKDLTPEQWDQINAALRKANYWLAIPAVIMGLVSHWLRATRWKLLMKPLGHQPSTLNTFFAVMVGYLANLAVPRLGEVTRCGILAQYEKIPADKLVGTMIAERAVDMLCLLLLIAVTILTQIDVLGAYVHHDIYLPIARKIANANGTQLLLLVAALIAAILALLWLLRRFARSKAAITIKALAKGVMEGILSIGKMENKWSFILQSILIWGCYLSQVYIGFYCLQETSHLGISAALAVLMIGSIGMIVTPGGIGAYQALVQKALELYGIAYVIGYAFGWIIWVVQTLLVVLVGFLSLVALPILNKKQSAAPARS, from the coding sequence ATGATGCCCAAAACGCTTAAGAACGTCATTAAGTTTATATGCTTTTTCGGCATCGGGGTACTCCTGATATGGCTGGTCACCAAAGACCTCACACCGGAACAATGGGACCAGATCAACGCCGCCCTGCGGAAGGCCAACTACTGGCTGGCCATCCCTGCCGTGATCATGGGCCTCGTCAGCCACTGGCTGCGCGCCACCCGCTGGAAGCTGCTCATGAAGCCGCTGGGGCACCAGCCCTCCACCCTCAACACCTTCTTTGCCGTTATGGTCGGATACCTCGCCAACCTGGCCGTTCCCCGGCTGGGAGAAGTAACCCGCTGCGGCATCCTGGCACAATACGAAAAAATACCGGCCGACAAACTCGTCGGCACCATGATCGCGGAAAGAGCCGTCGACATGCTGTGCCTCCTGCTGCTCATCGCCGTCACCATCCTTACACAGATAGATGTACTGGGCGCCTACGTCCATCATGACATCTACCTGCCCATCGCCCGTAAAATCGCCAATGCCAACGGCACACAGCTCCTGCTGCTGGTGGCAGCGCTGATTGCCGCCATCCTCGCCCTCCTCTGGCTCCTGCGCCGGTTTGCCCGCTCCAAAGCGGCCATCACCATCAAAGCGCTGGCCAAAGGCGTAATGGAAGGCATCTTATCAATCGGCAAAATGGAGAATAAATGGTCGTTTATCCTCCAGAGCATTCTGATATGGGGCTGCTACCTCTCCCAGGTGTACATCGGCTTCTACTGCCTGCAGGAAACGTCCCACCTGGGCATCAGCGCCGCCCTCGCCGTACTCATGATCGGCAGCATCGGCATGATCGTCACCCCCGGCGGCATCGGCGCCTACCAGGCGCTGGTACAGAAAGCCCTCGAACTCTATGGCATCGCCTATGTGATCGGCTACGCCTTCGGCTGGATCATCTGGGTAGTACAAACACTGCTCGTGGTCCTGGTGGGATTCCTCAGCCTCGTGGCCCTGCCCATCCTCAACAAAAAACAATCCGCCGCGCCGGCCCGGTCCTGA